Below is a genomic region from Eupeodes corollae chromosome 1, idEupCoro1.1, whole genome shotgun sequence.
atcgacagttatggactgttatagagtttgtagagactgagtccagagatttgatagcggcctggctgtcggagaaaatacggatatcagatgttgatatcacgttttctttgagccaagacaagacttccttaatcgccaaaagttccgcctggaacacgctacaatgattgggaaggcggaatgagagacttaatttcagtcgttcaccaaccccttctttgggttttgagccatctgtgtaaaagtagattgactcatcctccaagaatgtcctatcctcccaaaaagatctggtaggtatagaaatctggaaattcctatcgaattgtagttgggggatggtgtagtctgtgtgctttggaattgtttctaagtaccttagaattacggagtggccaatgttgttgttagtccactgcgacgaagcattgaggcggatagcagagcttgcagctatttgtttactaaatatgtcaagaggtgtaaggtagagcaaggtgtccagtgccgcagacggggtcgtgcgaagcgatccgcttatacataggcaggctgaacgttggactttatttaacttatccctgtttatacctttctctaaagcagtccaccatactgctacaccgtacgttaaaatcggtctgattaccgatgtgtatagccaatgcgtgattctgggttgtaaaccccatttattaccaatatcttttttgcaagaaaagagagctacagtagcttttttgactctttcctgtacgttgcgtttccaatttagttttttgtctaagacaagacctaggtatttggcctcgtctgagaattttaattggattcctttaatgtaaggagggttgacaaatggaattttgtatctcctcgaaaataagaccagatcggttaaGACcctatagggcttcttcgacatattcggagcccaggcctgtaaggagcggtttatccggctccccgtccttggagttatactaaggatgtGGCCCTCCAGGCagggggttgtgccgttggggtgactcctggccacgtacaaaagaccttagttgcgaagcaccaacaagcctcggatacggattcaatgttgacaacccacgcaaacgaaataaggacaacgaacttcggatctgtacgtcgAATGTtgggtcccttaacagaccgcgtgcagccgaacaactagcagccctaaactgctgcaaggcacatattaccgccatccaagaagtgcgatgggatggaccggcaaacgcaaactaaaagactgcgactacggcgactgctaccgagaacaaagacagcgtctatttgggtgtggatttgttgttggaactagactcaggcaaaaagtcttaagtttcaacagtgtgagccagcgcatcacgacaatccgcatcaaggctaaattcgccagcataagcctaatatgcgcatgccccaacagaggagaaagatgaagacacaaaagacatattcttcgatctcttggacaagacttatgagcagtggcctggctatgacattaaaattgtcttaggagattttaatgccaagctaggaagagaagacttCTGTGGTGGGACAATCggaagatacagcctgcacaacacaacctccgacaatggattcaggctggtcgatttcgctgcggggcgagacgttctggtagctagtacgcagttcacacatctcaatattcaCAAGGGGACATGCAAATCTTCTGAttaatcaactgtcaaccatattgaccacattgcgatcaacgcacgacacttcttcaGATgaccgaactttccgaggggccactacctcgttgtagccaaggtacacCTACAGATATTCCGattcaagccaaaacaaggaagtactgtgagaagattcgacgttagacggctactatcgcaagagactgccatgtccttttccgatcgagtctctaataacctcttaaggagtcctatgctgcctgcattaagcattgaaaaccagtggcaacattgccttgcagccatcagagatttCGCCTCTGAAGTTTaacacggccacaacagcgaaacccctggtttgacgacgaatgccggagagaggaacaccggcttcttagatggaaaagaGAGAGAACGAGAagcacgcgatcgaggagatagagggatgtcacaacaggtttaacttaagttaaacaaagctgctggagctgacggcatcgctgccgaactagcaaagcagcaggcgatgacttggtagggagcatgcaccaactcatctgcaaaatatggtcggtagaaagcatgcccgatgagttgagcctcagcatagtgtgcccgatacataacaaagcagaccctctaaactgcgtcaactacagaggcatcagtctcctcaacATTGCATCTAAGATCCTATCTGccgtgtggcttcagaccaggaaagtccactatcgaccaaatattcacactacgacagatcttggaaaaaacccaggaactttaaATCAATACCCACcctctctttatcgattttaatgccacgtatgacagcataaatagggaagagctctacagagcaatgtctatttttggcatccttgtcaaagttatccgtttgtgcagaatgacgatggagaatgcacgctgctctatcaaggtctgAAAAGATctcactgtcatgcgacttcttcaacatcgttctggaaagaattgtgcgaaactcaaccgtcaacactagaggcacaatcttctaatggtccatccaattactcggatacgcagatgatattgacataattggaagatcaaagcgtgatgtcagtggagcgtttttgagcattgcgacggaagcgaagaagagtggtcaatgagggcaagaccaagtatatgctgacatcaaaaaaggacactgaacaacgacgtcttggacaaaacgtcaccatggacagctataactttgaggtagttaaggactttgtctacctaggctccgctattaacacagacaacgacaccagcgctgaaatcaaacgaagaataactcttgcaaatcgctgcttctttcgaCTTAGAATGCAATTGAGTGATAAAATCCTTTCTCAATCATCTAAAGTCACCAACAATAAGACGGCCATCATTCCGGTTTTAATTTATGGCCCTGAGGCTTGGACTCTGTCAAAGAATGACGAGAGCGTCTTAGGGTCCTTTGattgattttcggtcccgtctgcatagatggagagtggaggagaatatACTACGACCAACTGTacagggctgtacagcgacattgacctggttaaaataaatgtccaacgacttagatgccTGAATCATGTTTAGCCAATGAACAACAACtttccagcccggaaggtcttcgaatccaatcccgagagacggcgcagtagagcaAGATCAGGTTGCGCATGCAGGTgcgagaggacctcaaccaacttggcgaacgaaactggagacagctagctatggACCAAGATGGCTGGAGAGACACGTTGGTTGAGAATCAGGTCCGTCCCGTACTGTAGCGCTACctgattttatattatgtaattAAATTAGATGTCATAAGGCTGCAAGAACAAAGAAATTGACATAATAAGTTTACCCAAAAGCTTAATCAAATCTTATCGCCTACTAAAGCAAAAACTTCTTTGCTTCTAATTAGCATTGATTTCGAATCTATGGCATATGGCACATTActaaatacttaaatatatACCTGCACTCGAATAGAACTCATTTCATAGCCTCCTTTGCTTTGCATCTGAGTTTGTATGGCATTCAGGTGATTCGTTGTTAGCTCCACATCAGCAGAGCCAATATGACCGGTATGTTGAAAATTCGTCGGATTACCAATCATTGATCTATCAATGCGTAATCGCTGATGTCGTCTTCGCGAAGGTGATTGTGGTTGATGAAAACAACATGAGAACCATTGCAACCAAATGTCACCTGTACTAGCCATTTTATTCGAGTATCTATTTTTAGTTTGTTGATGCGCCACGGTTTCGGCTGTTCCTCTTCtctaatatttgtaaaaagcCAAAAAGTTTCCGCACAATTTCACACAAGCAATAATTGtactttattattttctcttctcgttgttcttgttgttgtttcgtTTTCTGAGTTTTGCTGAGGTGCACACAGATGGCGATAGTGGTCTGTCAACTTCCAAATGATCACTTTCTAATGAATGTATCACGAGTTTTGTTTTGTCTGTAACGAGaagataacaaaatattaatgaaaattttgaaaataatttgtcattGGAAAGAAGCAAAAAAGAACTAAGTTTATATGAGACATTGACAAGACATTCTTCGCCAACAGATGACTCTTGCCTCGATGGCGCATTACATAAGAGTTGTCACTGTGTCACTCATTCAGATGATTGCACAGAATTAAAAGTGAGAAATTCAATATGACTCAGTGAGGATAAAATAATTGGAAACAAAAGAACTGAAATAATATGCTTAACTCCACTTGCTGCTGTTGcaggtttatttgtttttcgatTTCTGTGTGAGTCGGCACTTTTCCTCTACTGAACTTAATAAAGTGCCGTGCGGTTATTAACCGCAGAATGACATTAGCGATATTTATAGCTAAGAAAAAAGAATACGCGCGTATTCATAGTCAAAAGGTACTTAACGA
It encodes:
- the LOC129939692 gene encoding CDC42 small effector protein homolog — encoded protein: MASTGDIWLQWFSCCFHQPQSPSRRRHQRLRIDRSMIGNPTNFQHTGHIGSADVELTTNHLNAIQTQMQSKGGYEMSSIRVQAC